Proteins encoded by one window of Rutidosis leptorrhynchoides isolate AG116_Rl617_1_P2 chromosome 7, CSIRO_AGI_Rlap_v1, whole genome shotgun sequence:
- the LOC139859582 gene encoding uncharacterized protein, producing the protein MTDKIDSRLYHGYLRSCPPSSGTGRFIGPRSGNRIAKPVRIRVGSWNVGTLTGKRYELVETLRKRKVDILCVQETRWKGRGAVKTNGYKLWFSGSRVARNGVGIIIGPPYNENVVDVDRRSDRIMSVRLVIQEVTYTVISAYASHAGLGEAEKRHFWESLDEVVRMCPQEHRLLIGGDLNGHIGTDVEGYAGAHGGFGFGIRNEEGISILEFAVAHDLAVANSFFKKTDAQLATFHSGGHST; encoded by the coding sequence ATAAGATAGACTCTAGACTGTATCATGGTTACTTGAGGTCATGTCCTCCTAGTTCTGGGACGGGTAGGTTTATAGGGCCTAGAAGCGGCAATAGGATAGCGAAGCCGGTTAGAATTAGAGTGGGTAGTTGGAATGTGGGTACTTTAACCGGAAAACGATATGAACTTGTTGAGACTTTACGTAAACGTAAAGTGGACATTTTGTGTGTCCAGGAGACTAGATGGAAGGGTCGAGGGGCGGTCAAGACCAATGGCTACAAGTTGTGGTTCTCGGGATCGAGAGTAGCTAGAAACGGGGTTGGAATCATTATAGGACCACCCTATAATGAGAATGTTGTGGATGTAGACCGACGgagcgataggattatgtcggttaggtTAGTTATCCAGGAGGTGACTTACACGGTCATTAGTGCCTACGCATCTCATGCGGGCCTTGGAGAAGCTGAAAAGAGACACTTCTGGGAATCGCTAGACGAGGTTGTGAGGATGTGCCCTCAGGAACATCGATTACTTATTGGTGGAGACCTCAATGGTCATATAGGAACTGATGTCGAGGGATATGCGGGAGCCCATGGGGGCTTTGGGTTCGGAATAAGAAACGAGGAAGGGATCTCTATCCTTGAATTTGCTGTTGCACACGATTTGGCTGTTGCAAATTCGTTTTTCAAGAAGACTGATGCTCAATTAGCAACTTTCCATAGCGGGGGCCATAGTACCTAG